From Crassaminicella indica, one genomic window encodes:
- a CDS encoding sugar phosphate nucleotidyltransferase, protein MKGIILAGGSGSRLYPLTKVTNKHLLPVGKYPMILYLIAKMKEADITDIMIISGKEHIGALVNLLGSGYEYGVSFTFRIQDQPGGIAQALGLCKEFVKKDKCIVMLADNIFEDSIYQYVKNFEKQDKGAKILIKQVKDPTRYGIAELKDHKIINIEEKPKNPKSNYCVTGIYMYDHKVFDIIKTLKPSSRGELEITDVNNWYIKNHSLTYDILKGWWSDAGTFHSLLNANIFAKDIHLDHILSRNYKKSR, encoded by the coding sequence ATGAAAGGTATAATTTTGGCAGGAGGAAGTGGATCAAGACTTTATCCCTTAACCAAAGTTACAAATAAACATTTACTTCCAGTAGGAAAATATCCTATGATTTTATATTTAATTGCTAAGATGAAGGAAGCAGATATAACAGATATTATGATTATCTCTGGAAAAGAGCATATCGGAGCATTAGTAAACTTACTAGGTAGTGGCTATGAATATGGCGTAAGCTTTACCTTTCGCATACAAGACCAACCTGGTGGAATTGCTCAAGCTTTAGGTTTATGTAAAGAATTTGTAAAAAAAGATAAATGCATCGTTATGCTTGCTGATAATATCTTCGAAGATTCTATTTACCAATATGTTAAAAATTTTGAAAAACAAGATAAAGGAGCAAAAATATTAATTAAACAAGTAAAAGATCCTACTAGATATGGCATTGCAGAGCTTAAAGATCATAAAATCATAAATATCGAAGAAAAGCCAAAAAATCCTAAAAGTAATTATTGTGTTACAGGAATCTATATGTATGACCATAAAGTATTTGATATTATTAAAACCTTAAAGCCCTCTAGCAGAGGTGAACTAGAAATTACAGATGTGAACAATTGGTATATAAAAAACCACTCTCTTACTTATGATATTTTAAAGGGCTGGTGGTCTGATGCAGGAACCTTTCATTCTTTATTAAATGCAAATATATTTGCTAAAGATATTCATTTAGATCATATATTAAGCAGAAATTATAAAAAAAGCAGGTGA
- a CDS encoding TPR domain-containing glycosyltransferase has protein sequence MLLSLCVIAKNEEKNLSRCLESAKNIVDEIIVVDTGSTDSTVKIAKSYGAKVFYYEWNDNFSEAKNFAFDQAKGDWILTMDADEELNSLDQNKVLPLLDNDDIDIYIFQTLSYIGNKPGLETASNLNIRLIRNNKGYYYKGAIHEQICNKNNPIIENSKVKIEKIIVYHYGYLKTVAKEKKKSDRNMQLLKKILKEDPNNHFHLFNIGNEYLRLEQFEKALEYYYKVYKKFTPKSAVTPKLLLRMILSLDALHKYDEEMEVINKGLCYYDKFTDLVYLKACLYHKQKKYSLAIKEFKKCLIMGEAPIDLCNMNDVGGYKASYALGEIYLELGDYDEAYNYYIKTIKAKPSFHIPLYRIAEILMKKEKKIDIVKLQLERFFEIPLNVEAYTKLGDIFFEKEEYDVALEYFLKAKDILKEDTRLNYYVGMSYLFMKDYKEAYSYFEKIKGGDYYKQAVYKMILCEILSNNIENTKRLFCTAKTFKDPYMYLIYKSFKNLVEEKVCSVISEDKEESKIFSDRIFMLLNVLIKIATPEIFEKSLQLLNLIDNDEVLLRLAKLYYSNRYYQLAYQEFIRSIKIFGRIDREGLEMMKNALDQSSLFTT, from the coding sequence TTGTTGTTGAGTTTATGTGTAATTGCAAAAAATGAAGAAAAAAATCTTTCAAGGTGTCTTGAAAGTGCAAAGAATATAGTAGATGAAATAATCGTTGTGGATACAGGTTCTACTGACAGTACTGTAAAAATAGCAAAAAGCTATGGGGCAAAAGTATTTTACTATGAATGGAATGACAATTTTAGTGAAGCAAAAAATTTTGCATTTGATCAGGCAAAAGGGGATTGGATTTTAACAATGGATGCTGATGAAGAGTTAAATAGTTTAGATCAAAATAAAGTTCTTCCATTGCTAGATAATGATGATATAGATATATATATATTTCAAACATTAAGCTATATTGGTAATAAACCAGGACTAGAAACAGCTAGTAATTTAAACATTCGTCTTATTAGAAATAATAAGGGATATTATTATAAAGGTGCAATTCATGAGCAAATATGCAATAAAAATAATCCTATAATTGAAAATAGCAAAGTAAAAATAGAAAAAATAATTGTTTATCACTATGGATATTTAAAAACTGTTGCAAAAGAGAAAAAAAAATCAGATAGAAATATGCAGCTTTTAAAAAAAATTTTAAAGGAGGATCCTAATAATCATTTTCATTTATTTAATATTGGCAATGAGTATTTAAGATTAGAACAGTTTGAAAAAGCTTTAGAGTATTATTATAAAGTATATAAAAAATTTACACCTAAATCTGCTGTAACTCCAAAGCTTTTATTAAGAATGATTTTGTCTTTAGATGCACTCCATAAATACGATGAAGAAATGGAAGTAATTAACAAAGGACTTTGCTACTATGATAAATTTACAGATTTAGTATATCTAAAAGCTTGTTTATATCATAAGCAAAAGAAATATTCATTAGCTATTAAAGAGTTCAAAAAGTGTTTAATTATGGGAGAAGCACCTATTGATTTATGTAATATGAATGATGTAGGAGGATACAAAGCAAGTTATGCATTAGGAGAAATTTACTTAGAATTAGGAGATTATGATGAAGCTTATAATTATTATATAAAAACAATAAAGGCAAAGCCTAGCTTTCATATACCACTTTATAGAATTGCTGAAATACTGATGAAAAAGGAAAAAAAGATCGATATAGTGAAGCTTCAGTTAGAAAGATTTTTTGAAATTCCTCTTAATGTAGAGGCATATACAAAACTAGGAGATATATTCTTTGAAAAGGAGGAATATGATGTAGCTCTTGAATATTTTCTAAAGGCAAAAGATATTTTAAAGGAGGATACTAGATTAAATTATTATGTAGGTATGAGTTATTTATTTATGAAGGATTATAAAGAAGCTTATAGCTATTTTGAAAAAATAAAAGGAGGAGATTACTATAAACAGGCTGTATATAAAATGATTCTTTGCGAAATTCTTTCTAACAACATAGAGAATACAAAAAGATTATTTTGTACTGCAAAGACATTCAAAGATCCGTATATGTATTTAATTTATAAATCTTTTAAAAATTTGGTAGAAGAGAAAGTGTGTTCAGTAATTAGTGAAGATAAAGAGGAGTCTAAAATATTTTCAGATAGAATATTTATGCTTTTAAATGTGCTTATAAAAATAGCAACACCTGAAATATTTGAGAAATCATTACAGCTATTAAATCTTATTGATAATGATGAAGTTTTACTAAGGCTTGCAAAGCTTTATTATAGCAATAGATATTATCAGTTAGCCTATCAAGAGTTTATAAGGTCTATAAAAATATTTGGCAGAATCGATCGAGAAGGTTTAGAAATGATGAAAAATGCATTAGATCAGTCTAGTTTATTCACAACATAA
- a CDS encoding DNRLRE domain-containing protein has protein sequence MSFIKIFPQIETAQISSYEPNKVFGLCKSMYLGRKATNNIFRMLFKFPITSIPDECIILKAILKIYVKFAGMLIPSSFTPYALKKDWNIQTITWKQQPLFDPNISGETICIKRTGFYHFNITNIVIKWYKNEIINYGLILKEDEELKNGTYKQVNTVTNSNLAPIIEITYTQNSKINIIPTRYVSKTEEIDTDELYRFSSIVNISLTKTITYHVENLGSTPVEIKFQTSPNGISFVDDCPETRIIKPHELIWTTPYSFAKYGRIAAKNIHPGETSRIRIWYEAQE, from the coding sequence ATGAGTTTTATAAAAATATTTCCACAAATAGAAACAGCACAAATCAGTTCTTATGAACCAAATAAAGTATTTGGTCTATGTAAAAGTATGTACTTAGGAAGAAAAGCTACCAACAACATATTTCGAATGCTCTTTAAATTTCCCATTACATCGATTCCTGATGAATGTATAATTTTAAAAGCTATACTTAAAATCTATGTTAAGTTTGCTGGAATGCTCATTCCTAGTTCATTCACCCCCTATGCACTAAAAAAGGATTGGAATATACAAACCATTACGTGGAAACAACAACCACTCTTTGATCCTAATATATCAGGCGAAACAATATGTATAAAAAGAACAGGTTTTTATCACTTTAATATTACAAATATAGTTATAAAGTGGTATAAAAATGAAATCATAAATTATGGTCTTATATTAAAAGAAGATGAAGAATTAAAAAACGGAACCTATAAGCAAGTAAATACTGTTACCAACTCTAATTTAGCACCTATTATAGAAATAACCTATACGCAAAACTCTAAAATAAATATTATTCCTACACGCTATGTTTCAAAAACCGAAGAAATAGATACAGATGAGCTTTATAGGTTTTCATCTATAGTAAATATATCTCTTACTAAAACAATTACCTATCACGTTGAAAATTTAGGAAGTACCCCTGTAGAAATAAAGTTCCAAACTAGTCCAAATGGTATTAGTTTTGTTGATGATTGTCCAGAAACAAGAATAATAAAGCCTCACGAGCTTATTTGGACTACCCCTTACTCATTCGCTAAATATGGACGTATTGCCGCAAAAAATATTCATCCTGGTGAAACATCAAGGATTAGAATTTGGTATGAAGCACAAGAATAA
- a CDS encoding DUF6385 domain-containing protein: MPNNIVFNNVASQMKTQIYGTDSGTTRAIAVDANGKLLIGEISTIGTISEVLNVQSVDTVDTVQQVLNVQSVDTVDTVQQVLNVQSVDTVDTVQQVLNVQSVDTVDNISSVDTVDTVTYVAEVKSITDTVNVDKVGNGFAESVYTVSNLAAGATATVLTMDTSEKNMYSFYVKNISDSVTIDAKIQVAPVNLEAYYIDDAASVVGLEAGEKEILITQKYLKYTRLILENNSTVAGSVVAWYQGHN; encoded by the coding sequence ATGCCTAATAATATTGTATTTAATAATGTTGCTAGCCAGATGAAAACACAGATATATGGAACAGATAGTGGTACTACTAGAGCAATTGCAGTAGACGCCAATGGGAAATTACTTATTGGTGAGATTTCTACGATAGGTACAATAAGTGAAGTATTAAATGTGCAATCAGTAGATACAGTAGATACTGTACAACAAGTATTAAATGTGCAATCAGTAGATACAGTAGATACTGTACAGCAAGTATTAAATGTGCAATCAGTAGATACAGTAGATACTGTACAGCAAGTATTAAATGTACAATCAGTAGATACAGTAGATAATATAAGTTCAGTAGATACAGTGGATACAGTAACTTATGTAGCAGAAGTGAAATCTATTACAGATACTGTAAATGTTGATAAAGTTGGTAATGGTTTTGCTGAGTCTGTTTATACAGTAAGTAATCTTGCTGCTGGTGCTACAGCTACAGTTTTAACAATGGATACGTCAGAAAAGAATATGTATTCCTTCTATGTGAAGAATATCTCTGATTCAGTAACTATTGATGCAAAAATACAAGTAGCTCCAGTTAATTTAGAAGCTTATTATATAGATGATGCAGCTAGCGTAGTAGGTCTTGAAGCAGGAGAGAAAGAGATATTAATTACACAAAAATATCTCAAGTATACAAGATTAATCCTAGAAAATAATTCTACAGTTGCAGGCTCTGTAGTAGCTTGGTATCAAGGTCATAACTAA
- the zapA gene encoding cell division protein ZapA, translating to MNNKNKVVVRIYGQEYTMVGSESKEYMQRVANFVDEKMIDIARNSRKLSTSMVAVLTCLNIADEYFKVNKEMESIKEEAVKPLQELEETRSQLAAVLADFEAKEIEYNKIIEQLTEEKKNNLKKDECEMLKKEIEALKEKLNLKENEIQKVRNENEELQNKVFDSQIKYVQARKELDAFIENFDEKSRK from the coding sequence ATGAACAATAAAAACAAAGTGGTTGTTAGAATATATGGACAAGAATATACAATGGTTGGTAGCGAATCTAAGGAATATATGCAGAGGGTTGCTAATTTTGTTGATGAAAAAATGATTGACATTGCGAGAAATAGTAGAAAATTAAGTACGTCAATGGTTGCAGTTTTAACTTGTCTAAATATTGCAGATGAGTATTTTAAAGTTAATAAAGAGATGGAAAGTATAAAAGAGGAGGCAGTAAAGCCCCTTCAGGAGCTAGAAGAAACACGCAGTCAATTAGCAGCAGTATTAGCAGATTTTGAAGCAAAAGAGATAGAATATAATAAAATCATTGAACAATTAACAGAAGAGAAAAAAAATAATTTAAAAAAAGATGAATGTGAAATGCTAAAGAAGGAAATAGAAGCATTAAAAGAGAAGCTTAATCTAAAAGAAAATGAAATACAAAAGGTAAGGAATGAAAATGAGGAGTTGCAAAATAAGGTTTTTGATAGTCAAATTAAGTATGTACAAGCTAGAAAGGAGTTAGATGCATTTATTGAGAATTTTGATGAAAAAAGTAGAAAATAA
- the rfbD gene encoding dTDP-4-dehydrorhamnose reductase: MNILITGGNGQLARCIMDIFTAKECALGKLDKIYYHTKMISTDKSSLDITCFENIKRCFTSLKPHIVINTAAYTYVDGCESNIALAYQVNALGAKNLAIACEAIKAKLIHLSTDYIFDGKSKVPYKEFDFPNPINIYGKSKYLGEEYVKQFCSRYFIIRTGWLYGYHKKNFVKTIIKTAKEKKYLEVIDDQTGNPTNAEDLAYHILKLALTDAYGIYHCTGNGECSWYDFAKEITKYANINCMIHPIHSCNYKSIAKRPAYSALDNIILKYSIGDNMRNWKVALKDFIHHLSL; the protein is encoded by the coding sequence ATGAATATACTTATTACTGGAGGAAATGGACAGCTAGCTCGTTGCATTATGGATATATTTACCGCAAAGGAATGTGCATTAGGTAAGCTTGATAAAATATATTATCATACAAAAATGATCAGCACAGATAAAAGCTCATTGGATATAACTTGTTTTGAAAATATTAAAAGATGTTTTACAAGCTTAAAACCTCATATAGTAATAAATACAGCAGCTTACACATATGTGGATGGATGTGAATCTAATATAGCTTTAGCCTATCAAGTCAATGCTTTAGGAGCTAAAAACTTAGCTATTGCCTGTGAAGCAATAAAAGCAAAGCTCATTCATCTCTCTACAGATTATATATTTGATGGAAAAAGTAAAGTTCCTTATAAGGAATTTGATTTTCCTAATCCTATAAATATTTACGGAAAATCTAAATATTTAGGAGAAGAATACGTTAAACAATTTTGTTCTAGGTATTTTATTATTCGAACAGGATGGCTTTATGGATATCATAAAAAAAATTTTGTAAAAACAATCATAAAAACTGCAAAAGAAAAAAAATATCTTGAAGTTATAGATGATCAAACAGGAAATCCAACAAATGCAGAAGATCTAGCCTATCATATTCTAAAATTAGCACTGACAGATGCATATGGCATATATCACTGTACAGGCAATGGAGAATGTAGTTGGTATGATTTTGCAAAAGAAATCACTAAATATGCAAATATAAACTGCATGATTCATCCAATCCATTCTTGTAATTATAAAAGTATTGCCAAAAGACCAGCTTACTCAGCACTAGATAATATTATTCTAAAATACAGCATCGGAGATAACATGAGAAATTGGAAGGTTGCTCTAAAAGATTTTATTCATCATTTATCTTTATAA
- a CDS encoding DUF3656 domain-containing U32 family peptidase: protein MDIELLAPVGSWEALVAAIQSGADAVYLGGKLFSARQYATNFDEEELKRAVEYSHIRGVKVFVTVNTLVSNEELNQLGKYIAFLYNIDVDAIIVQDLGVAKLVRDLFSDFELHASTQMSVHNLEGAKLLEEMGFKRVVLAREMSKEEIALVKKNTKIDLEVFVHGALCISYSGQCLMSSMIGGRSGNRGRCAQPCRKSYDLIDMTTGKKITHNFGDYLLSPRDLNTLEDIHKILDTGVKSLKIEGRMKRPEYVAAVVGAYRKAIDQYISNKKKPKIDEKTLKEVKQMFNRRFTKGYILGEKGRNLMSFSKPSNRGIKLGKVLDYDKRKRRVKIKLEEELSKGDGLEIWAKKGDNPGTIVEYILKGGIKTDIGRAGDIVEINFKHVVSKDCLVYKTSDMRLLKKLRETYERKDKNIPIYGEFKCLLDKKIELSLWDDIGNVVCEKGEAKAEKALKRPLTKERIYEQISKLGNTPYELKKLDIQLDEEVVIPIGEMNGLRRKAIEKMNALRKNHNHRKNINSENFYGGMESWLEDKEKENKKQVRLSVSVNNINQLKAVLGLNIGRIYYNDFDTIEKALSLVEDYSIPLFPSFSRITEDKELKIIKEKFKSLRVQGVLVSNLGVLNIMKKLEDIYMITDFSFNVFNNGAVKYLKEINVKEVTLSIELTLKEIKEIIEKSYIPCEVIIHGNLPLMISKYCPVSTVLKNDKNSCGACERNKFGLKDPLGVVFPMMRDNNCKVQILNAQKLCLIEHMKELMDLGLSSFRINFTDEGSKEIEDTINAYIEEMQNIIEGNKRSKDLKSFIKKMKEKGLTKGHFFRGVM from the coding sequence ATGGATATAGAATTATTAGCACCTGTTGGAAGCTGGGAGGCGTTAGTTGCTGCTATACAAAGTGGAGCAGATGCAGTATATTTAGGAGGAAAGCTATTTAGTGCAAGACAATATGCAACAAATTTTGATGAAGAAGAATTAAAAAGAGCAGTGGAGTATAGTCATATAAGAGGTGTAAAAGTATTTGTTACTGTAAATACTTTGGTATCTAATGAGGAACTAAATCAATTAGGAAAATATATAGCCTTTTTATATAACATAGATGTTGATGCAATTATTGTTCAAGATTTAGGTGTAGCAAAGCTTGTGAGAGATTTATTTTCAGATTTTGAACTTCATGCAAGTACGCAAATGTCTGTTCATAACCTTGAAGGAGCAAAGCTTTTAGAAGAAATGGGATTTAAAAGGGTAGTTCTTGCTCGTGAAATGTCAAAAGAAGAAATTGCACTAGTGAAAAAAAATACAAAAATAGATCTAGAAGTGTTTGTACATGGTGCCTTATGTATTAGTTATTCAGGGCAGTGTCTTATGAGCAGTATGATTGGAGGAAGAAGTGGAAACAGAGGAAGATGTGCTCAACCTTGCAGAAAATCTTATGATTTAATAGATATGACTACAGGGAAAAAAATAACACATAATTTTGGGGATTACCTACTTAGTCCTAGGGATTTAAATACATTAGAGGATATTCATAAGATTTTAGATACAGGGGTAAAATCTCTTAAGATTGAAGGAAGAATGAAAAGACCAGAATATGTTGCTGCTGTTGTGGGTGCTTATCGAAAAGCTATTGATCAGTATATTTCAAATAAAAAGAAACCCAAAATAGATGAAAAGACACTAAAAGAAGTAAAGCAGATGTTTAATAGAAGATTTACAAAAGGATATATATTAGGAGAAAAAGGGAGAAATCTTATGAGCTTTTCAAAACCTAGTAATAGAGGTATAAAACTTGGAAAGGTTCTTGATTATGACAAAAGAAAAAGGAGGGTAAAGATAAAATTAGAAGAGGAACTATCAAAGGGTGATGGACTTGAGATATGGGCTAAAAAGGGAGATAATCCAGGAACTATTGTAGAGTATATTTTAAAAGGCGGTATAAAGACAGATATAGGGAGAGCGGGCGATATTGTTGAAATAAATTTTAAGCATGTAGTATCGAAGGATTGTCTAGTATATAAAACCTCTGATATGAGGCTTTTAAAAAAGCTACGCGAAACATATGAAAGAAAAGATAAAAATATACCTATTTATGGAGAGTTTAAATGTCTGTTAGATAAAAAAATAGAATTATCATTATGGGATGATATAGGAAATGTTGTTTGTGAAAAAGGAGAAGCTAAGGCCGAAAAAGCACTCAAAAGACCTCTTACTAAAGAGCGGATTTATGAACAAATTTCAAAGCTTGGAAATACTCCTTATGAATTAAAGAAATTAGATATTCAGTTAGATGAAGAAGTAGTAATTCCTATTGGAGAAATGAACGGGTTAAGAAGAAAAGCCATCGAAAAGATGAATGCTTTAAGGAAAAATCATAATCATAGAAAAAATATAAATTCAGAAAACTTTTATGGAGGAATGGAAAGCTGGCTTGAAGATAAAGAGAAAGAAAATAAAAAACAAGTGAGGCTTTCTGTAAGCGTGAATAATATTAATCAGTTGAAGGCTGTATTAGGGCTTAATATAGGTAGAATTTACTACAATGATTTTGATACAATAGAAAAAGCTTTAAGCTTGGTAGAGGATTATAGCATACCGCTATTTCCATCTTTTTCAAGAATTACAGAGGATAAAGAATTGAAGATTATTAAGGAAAAATTTAAAAGCTTAAGAGTACAAGGAGTGCTGGTTTCAAATTTAGGTGTATTAAATATAATGAAAAAATTGGAAGATATTTATATGATTACAGATTTTTCATTTAATGTATTTAATAATGGAGCAGTGAAATATTTAAAAGAAATTAACGTAAAAGAAGTTACTTTGTCTATAGAGCTTACATTAAAGGAAATAAAAGAAATCATAGAAAAATCTTATATTCCTTGTGAAGTGATTATTCATGGAAATTTACCTCTTATGATTAGTAAATATTGTCCTGTGTCTACAGTATTGAAAAATGATAAAAATTCTTGCGGGGCTTGTGAAAGAAACAAATTTGGACTAAAAGATCCATTAGGGGTAGTTTTTCCAATGATGAGAGATAATAATTGTAAAGTTCAAATATTAAATGCTCAAAAATTATGCTTGATTGAGCATATGAAAGAATTGATGGATTTAGGTTTAAGTAGCTTTAGAATAAATTTTACAGATGAAGGTTCAAAGGAGATTGAAGATACAATAAATGCTTATATAGAAGAGATGCAAAATATTATTGAAGGAAATAAAAGAAGCAAAGATTTAAAAAGCTTTATAAAGAAGATGAAAGAAAAAGGTCTGACAAAAGGACACTTTTTTAGAGGTGTTATGTAA
- a CDS encoding DNRLRE domain-containing protein, whose product MIEIIEQKPFKDAAINSAMPYENYGDYYALFVGKYMNHSVYRSLIHFDLPALEGTGRIKKVELFLYVVRNDHPSYKKEFQVYRIKEKFEENTVNYSNQPAIDDGLYETLIINEEINTYVKIDITKFFNDWYCEKYSNYGLMIKALDEKKNSLVAFYSKDNDEYVPKLQIDFEKLEQKNDTAGRKNIKIKNINPKTAYQLGNQYFDDQDYKKAYAYYKEAFEKFIQKEKYGPKLLFRMIRSLDELQMYDEGLEVIYEGLKYYSDFTDLLYMRAKIYYKQNKISLAIKELNRCLKEGEPPIHLNFIEGVGSFKAYYALAQIYYELEDYDEAYACCKRAFLKNPKWIDPLCTIAKILLQQKRDIQEVKERLEVFLGTDLDGKEYDILFNIYFKLRKYEIAYGYIEKAEEIIQISWKQIYKKGMCLLFLKNYKEAYKSFEGIKKGELYEKAIFNMVLCEILSGNMYEAVKLLNRVRDPENTNKRKIYYALKNILEEKNSDPISSDQEESKQFLDIIFELLNMLIEAASPEKFEKSLQLLNLIENDEVLLRLAKLYYHHHFYRMAYDEFMRSIKLFNKIDFEGLNMMKKILLKRK is encoded by the coding sequence ATGATAGAAATAATAGAACAGAAGCCTTTTAAAGATGCAGCCATAAATAGTGCTATGCCTTATGAAAATTATGGAGATTATTACGCGCTGTTTGTTGGAAAATATATGAATCATTCTGTTTATAGAAGTTTAATTCATTTTGATCTGCCAGCTTTAGAAGGAACAGGAAGAATCAAAAAAGTAGAATTGTTTTTGTATGTTGTTAGAAATGATCATCCATCATATAAAAAAGAGTTTCAAGTGTATAGAATTAAAGAAAAATTTGAAGAAAATACTGTAAATTATAGCAATCAACCTGCTATAGATGATGGGCTTTATGAAACTTTGATCATCAATGAGGAAATTAATACGTATGTAAAAATAGACATAACAAAATTTTTTAATGACTGGTATTGTGAAAAATATTCTAATTATGGATTAATGATAAAAGCTTTAGATGAAAAAAAGAATTCTTTGGTAGCTTTTTATAGTAAAGACAATGATGAGTATGTACCAAAATTACAAATAGATTTTGAAAAATTAGAGCAAAAAAATGATACTGCTGGAAGAAAAAATATAAAGATTAAAAATATTAATCCTAAAACTGCTTATCAGCTGGGAAATCAGTATTTTGATGATCAAGATTATAAAAAAGCGTATGCATATTATAAAGAAGCTTTTGAAAAATTTATACAGAAAGAAAAATACGGACCAAAATTATTATTTAGAATGATAAGGTCTTTAGATGAACTACAGATGTATGATGAAGGATTAGAAGTTATTTATGAAGGGCTTAAATATTATTCTGATTTTACAGATTTACTTTACATGAGAGCTAAAATATATTATAAGCAAAATAAAATTTCTTTAGCTATCAAGGAGTTGAATAGATGCTTAAAAGAAGGAGAGCCGCCTATACATCTGAATTTTATTGAAGGAGTAGGGAGCTTTAAAGCATATTATGCTTTAGCGCAGATATATTATGAATTAGAAGATTATGATGAAGCTTATGCTTGTTGTAAAAGAGCATTTTTAAAAAATCCTAAATGGATTGATCCTCTCTGTACAATAGCAAAAATATTATTGCAACAGAAAAGAGACATTCAGGAGGTAAAGGAAAGATTAGAAGTTTTTTTGGGAACAGATTTAGATGGAAAAGAATATGATATCCTCTTTAATATATATTTTAAGCTAAGAAAGTATGAAATTGCCTATGGATATATTGAAAAAGCTGAAGAAATAATACAGATTTCATGGAAGCAGATTTACAAAAAAGGGATGTGTTTGCTTTTTTTAAAAAATTATAAAGAAGCCTACAAAAGCTTTGAAGGGATAAAAAAGGGAGAGCTTTATGAAAAAGCTATTTTTAATATGGTACTGTGTGAAATACTCAGCGGAAATATGTATGAAGCAGTGAAACTATTAAATAGAGTAAGAGATCCTGAAAACACTAATAAAAGAAAGATATATTATGCTTTAAAGAATATATTGGAAGAAAAAAACAGTGATCCTATTAGTAGTGATCAAGAAGAATCTAAACAATTTTTAGATATTATTTTTGAGTTGTTAAATATGCTTATTGAAGCAGCATCTCCAGAAAAATTTGAAAAATCATTGCAGCTGCTAAATCTCATTGAGAATGATGAAGTATTATTAAGACTTGCAAAGCTTTATTATCATCATCATTTTTATCGCATGGCTTATGATGAGTTTATGAGAAGTATAAAGCTTTTCAATAAAATAGATTTTGAAGGATTAAATATGATGAAAAAAATTTTATTAAAAAGAAAATAA